One segment of Cyanobacteriota bacterium DNA contains the following:
- a CDS encoding EAL domain-containing protein has translation HNLPNDARNQAIVTAVIQMAHNLNLQVIAEGVETEQELAFLRHHHCDAMQGFLFSRPLPTSDFEALITTGKTLLRK, from the coding sequence CCACAATCTGCCCAATGATGCTCGCAACCAGGCGATCGTTACTGCTGTCATCCAAATGGCACATAACCTCAACCTACAGGTCATCGCCGAAGGAGTAGAAACTGAACAAGAACTTGCCTTCCTCCGCCACCACCACTGTGATGCCATGCAGGGGTTTCTATTTAGCCGACCCTTGCCCACTAGTGACTTTGAAGCACTCATTACTACTGGCAAAACTCTGCTCAGGAAGTAG